Proteins encoded in a region of the Triticum dicoccoides isolate Atlit2015 ecotype Zavitan chromosome 3A, WEW_v2.0, whole genome shotgun sequence genome:
- the LOC119268022 gene encoding magnesium-protoporphyrin IX monomethyl ester [oxidative] cyclase, chloroplastic, which yields MASAMELSLLNPAMHHHGIAAKTASHLPVLPARRGAVRFRVRAAAAAPPAPAAKPGSPKKRGKTEVNESLLTPRFYTTDFDEMEQLFNAEINKQLNQDEFDALLQEFKTDYNQTHFIRNPEFKEAADKMQGPLRQIFVEFLERSCTAEFSGFLLYKELGRRLKKTNPVVAEIFSLMSRDEARHAGFLNKGLSDFNLALDLGFLTKARKYTFFKPKFIFYATYLSEKIGYWRYITIFRHLKANPEYQVYPIFKYFENWCQDENRHGDFFSALLKAQPQFLNDWKAKLWSRFFCLSVYITMYLNDCQRSAFYEGIGLNTKEFDMHVIYETNRTTARIFPAVPDVENPEFKRKLDRMVDINLKIISIGESNDMPLVKNLKRVPLIAQLVSEIIAAYLMPPIESGSVDFAEFEPKLVY from the exons ATGGCGTCCGCCATGGAGCTCTCCCTCCTCAACCCCGCAATGCACCACCACGGCATCGCGGCCAAGACGGCCTCCCACCTCCCGGTTCTCCCCGCGCGCCGGGGCGCCGTCCGCTTCCGCGTGAGGGccgccgccgcggcgccgcccGCACCCGCCGCGAAGCCCGGCTCGCCCAAGAAGCGGGGCAAGACGGAGGTCAACGAGTCGCTGCTCACGCCGCGCTTCTACACCACGGACTTCGACGAGATGGAGCAGCTATTCAACGCCGAGATTAACAAGCAGCTCAACCAGGACGAGTTCGACGCGCTGCTGCAGGAGTTCAAGACGGACTACAACCAGACCCACTTCATCCGCAACCCCGAGTTCAAGGAAGCTGCCGACAAGATGCAGGGCCCGCTCCGCCAGATCTTCGTCGAGTTCCTCGAGCGCTCCTGCACCGCCGAGTTCTCCGGGTTCCTCCTCTACAAGGAGCTCGGCCGCAGGCTCAAG AAAACCAACCCGGTGGTGGCTGAGATCTTCTCGCTCATGTCCAGGGACGAGGCCCGGCACGCTGG GTTCTTGAACAAGGGGCTGTCCGACTTCAACCTGGCTCTGGACCTCGGCTTCTTGACCAAGGCTAGGAAGTACACCTTCTTCAAGCCAAAGTTCATCTTCTACGCCACATACCTGTCCGAGAAGATCGGCTACTGGAGGTACATCACCATCTTCAGGCACCTAAAGGCCAACCCGGAGTACCAGGTGTACCCCATCTTCAAGTACTTCGAGAACTGGTGTCAGGACGAGAACCGGCATGGCGATTTCTTCTCCGCGCTGCTCAAGGCGCAGCCGCAGTTCCTCAATGACTGGAAGGCCAAGCTCTGGTCACGCTTCTTCTGCCTCTCG GTGTATATAACCATGTACCTGAATGACTGCCAACGTAGTGCCTTCTACGAAGGAATTGGTCTCAACACCAAAGAATTCGACATGCATGTCATCTATGAG ACAAACCGCACGACGGCGAGGATCTTCCCTGCTGTACCGGATGTTGAGAACCCTGAATTCAAGAGGAAGCTAGACAGGATGGTAGATATCAACCTGAAGATCATTTCTATAGGAGAGTCCAACGACATGCCCCTGGTGAAGAACCTGAAGAGGGTTCCTCTTATTGCCCAACTAGTGTCTGAGATCATCGCTGCGTACCTCATGCCCCCAATCGAGTCTGGCTCCGTTGATTTTGCCGAGTTTGAGCCCAAGCTTGTCTACTGA